One genomic region from Pseudorca crassidens isolate mPseCra1 chromosome 11, mPseCra1.hap1, whole genome shotgun sequence encodes:
- the GPD1 gene encoding glycerol-3-phosphate dehydrogenase [NAD(+)], cytoplasmic isoform X1, whose amino-acid sequence MAGKKVCIVGSGNWGSAIAKIVGGNAAQLARFDPRVTMWVFEEDVGGRKLTEVINTQHENVKYLPGHKLPPNVVAVPDVVQAAVDADILIFVVPHQFIGKICDQLKGHLKADTIGISLIKGVDEGPNGLKLISEVIGERLGIPMSVLMGANIASEVADEKFCETTIGCKDLAQGQLLKELMQTPNFRITVVQEVDTVELCGALKLFCSGPVSPATFLESCGVADLITTCYGGRNRKVAEAFARTGKSIEQLEKEMLNGQKLQGPQTARELHGILQRKGLLDKFPLFMAVYKVCYENQPVGEFIRCLQNHPEHL is encoded by the exons ATGGCCGGCAAGAAAGTGTGCATTGTAGGCTCTGGTAACTG GGGCTCAGCCATCGCCAAGATTGTGGGTGGCAACGCAGCCCAGCTGGCACGCTTTGACCCACGGGTGACCATGTGGGTGTTTGAGGAAGACGTCGGGGGCAGAAAGCTGACAGAGGTCATCAACACACAGCATGAGAATGTCAAATACCTGCCAGGGCACAAGTTGCCCCCCAATGTG GTGGCTGTCCCAGATGTGGTCCAGGCTGCAGTGGATGCTGACATCCTGATCTTCGTGGTACCCCATCAGTTCATCGGCAAGATCTGTGATCAGCTCAAGGGCCACCTGAAGGCAGACACCATTGGCATATCTCTTATTAAG GGGGTAGACGAGGGCCCCAACGGGCTGAAGCTCATCTCTGAAGTGATTGGGGAGCGCCTTGGCATCCCCATGAGCGTGCTGATGGGGGCCAACATTGCCAGCGAGGTGGCTGATGAGAAGTTCTGTGAGACAACCATTG GCTGCAAGGACCTGGCCCAGGGACAGCTTCTGAAAGAGCTGATGCAGACACCCAATTTCCGCATCACGGTGGTGCAAGAGGTGGACACAGTAGAGCTCTGTGGGGCCTTAAAG CTCTTCTGCAGTggccctgtgtcccctgccacCTTCTTGGAGAGCTGCGGTGTTGCTGATCTCATCACTACCTGCTACGGAGGGCGGAACCGCAAGGTGGCCGAGGCCTTCGCCCGCACAGGAAAG TCCATTGAGCAGCTGGAGAAAGAGATGCTGAATGGGCAGAAGCTGCAGGGGCCCCAGACAGCCCGGGAGCTACACGGCATCCTCCAGCGCAAGGGCCTGCTGGACAA GTTCCCTCTGTTCATGGCTGTGTACAAGGTATGCTACGAGAACCAGCCAGTAGGTGAATTCATTCGCTGCCTGCAGAATCATCCAGAACATCTgtga
- the GPD1 gene encoding glycerol-3-phosphate dehydrogenase [NAD(+)], cytoplasmic isoform X2 — protein MAGKKVCIVGSGNWGSAIAKIVGGNAAQLARFDPRVTMWVFEEDVGGRKLTEVINTQHENVKYLPGHKLPPNVVAVPDVVQAAVDADILIFVVPHQFIGKICDQLKGHLKADTIGISLIKGVDEGPNGLKLISEVIGERLGIPMSVLMGANIASEVADEKFCETTIGCKDLAQGQLLKELMQTPNFRITVVQEVDTVELCGALKNIVAVGAGFCDGLGFGDNTKAAVIRLGLMEMIAFTKLFCSGPVSPATFLESCGVADLITTCYGGRNRKVAEAFARTGKSIEQLEKEMLNGQKLQGPQTARELHGILQRKGLLDKFPLFMAVYKVCYENQPVGEFIRCLQNHPEHL, from the exons ATGGCCGGCAAGAAAGTGTGCATTGTAGGCTCTGGTAACTG GGGCTCAGCCATCGCCAAGATTGTGGGTGGCAACGCAGCCCAGCTGGCACGCTTTGACCCACGGGTGACCATGTGGGTGTTTGAGGAAGACGTCGGGGGCAGAAAGCTGACAGAGGTCATCAACACACAGCATGAGAATGTCAAATACCTGCCAGGGCACAAGTTGCCCCCCAATGTG GTGGCTGTCCCAGATGTGGTCCAGGCTGCAGTGGATGCTGACATCCTGATCTTCGTGGTACCCCATCAGTTCATCGGCAAGATCTGTGATCAGCTCAAGGGCCACCTGAAGGCAGACACCATTGGCATATCTCTTATTAAG GGGGTAGACGAGGGCCCCAACGGGCTGAAGCTCATCTCTGAAGTGATTGGGGAGCGCCTTGGCATCCCCATGAGCGTGCTGATGGGGGCCAACATTGCCAGCGAGGTGGCTGATGAGAAGTTCTGTGAGACAACCATTG GCTGCAAGGACCTGGCCCAGGGACAGCTTCTGAAAGAGCTGATGCAGACACCCAATTTCCGCATCACGGTGGTGCAAGAGGTGGACACAGTAGAGCTCTGTGGGGCCTTAAAG AATATAGTGGCCGTGGGGGCTGGCTTCTGTGATGGGCTGGGCTTTGGCGACAACACCAAGGCGGCCGTGATCCGACTGGGGCTCATGGAGATGATCGCTTTCACCAAGCTCTTCTGCAGTggccctgtgtcccctgccacCTTCTTGGAGAGCTGCGGTGTTGCTGATCTCATCACTACCTGCTACGGAGGGCGGAACCGCAAGGTGGCCGAGGCCTTCGCCCGCACAGGAAAG TCCATTGAGCAGCTGGAGAAAGAGATGCTGAATGGGCAGAAGCTGCAGGGGCCCCAGACAGCCCGGGAGCTACACGGCATCCTCCAGCGCAAGGGCCTGCTGGACAA GTTCCCTCTGTTCATGGCTGTGTACAAGGTATGCTACGAGAACCAGCCAGTAGGTGAATTCATTCGCTGCCTGCAGAATCATCCAGAACATCTgtga